A portion of the Cellulophaga algicola DSM 14237 genome contains these proteins:
- the hemH gene encoding ferrochelatase — translation MKGVLMVNLGSPESPTAKDVKPYLDEFLMDERVIDVPNILRNIIVRGIILQTRPKKSAEAYAKIWWDEGSPLVVISERFAKKVSTQIQMPVALGMRYGKMSIKKAMQELKDKGVDDVILVPLYPHYAMSSFETVVVKTMEVKDEFFPEMKITTLPAFYKNEDYIKVLSESIAKHLEGFEYDHILFSYHGIPERHIRKSDPTKFHCKIDGSCCQTNSVAHNTCYRHQCYDTTERVKKYLGLPEDKVSVSFQSRLPNDPWLKPYTDFEFERFPKEGKKRLAVITPAFVSDCLETLEEIAMEGKEQFQEAGGDTYKHIPCLNDDDSWVSVMAEWLNNWEKTEKLPV, via the coding sequence ATGAAAGGAGTATTAATGGTTAATTTGGGTTCGCCAGAAAGTCCTACGGCTAAAGATGTTAAGCCGTATTTAGACGAATTTTTGATGGATGAAAGAGTAATTGACGTTCCAAATATTCTTAGAAATATCATTGTAAGAGGTATTATTCTTCAAACAAGACCTAAGAAATCTGCTGAAGCCTATGCTAAAATATGGTGGGATGAAGGTTCCCCATTGGTCGTTATTTCTGAAAGATTTGCTAAAAAAGTGAGCACCCAAATTCAGATGCCCGTGGCCTTAGGAATGCGTTATGGTAAAATGAGCATTAAAAAGGCAATGCAAGAGTTGAAAGACAAGGGTGTCGATGATGTTATTTTAGTGCCTCTTTATCCGCATTATGCCATGTCTTCCTTTGAAACTGTTGTGGTAAAAACCATGGAAGTAAAAGATGAGTTTTTTCCAGAGATGAAAATTACCACCTTGCCTGCTTTTTATAAAAATGAAGACTATATAAAAGTCCTTTCCGAAAGCATTGCAAAACATTTAGAAGGCTTTGAGTATGATCATATCTTGTTTTCATATCATGGAATTCCTGAACGCCACATCCGTAAATCAGACCCAACAAAATTTCATTGTAAAATAGACGGAAGCTGTTGTCAGACAAATTCTGTAGCACATAACACGTGTTACCGTCATCAATGTTATGACACTACGGAGCGTGTAAAGAAATATTTAGGTTTACCAGAAGATAAAGTAAGTGTGTCTTTTCAGTCAAGACTACCAAATGATCCCTGGTTGAAACCGTATACTGATTTTGAATTTGAGCGTTTCCCGAAAGAAGGAAAGAAACGTTTGGCTGTGATTACACCTGCGTTTGTTTCAGATTGCTTAGAAACGCTTGAGGAAATCGCTATGGAAGGTAAAGAGCAATTCCAAGAAGCAGGAGGCGACACCTATAAGCATATTCCTTGTTTAAATGATGATGATTCATGGGTTTCTGTGATGGCAGAATGGTTAAATAACTGGGAAAAAACTGAAAAACTGCCTGTATAA
- a CDS encoding mechanosensitive ion channel family protein: protein MFKNLLQKPNVLVYIVAALLALAILQYITVKILRHFGKNPKYLIDKKSISRLTKPIFILFIAILIRIRVIHDNLGISEVTYALQKISTLLIICAITWLLIAIIRIIKQKVIENYDVNASNNLRARKIYTQFNILERIVIFILIIFAIGIALMSFDSIREIGVSIFASAGVAGIILGFSAQKMLGSILAGIQIAIAQPIKIDDVVIVEGEWGRIEEITLTYVVVNIWDKRRLIVPTTYFIEKPFENWTKTSSDILGTVFLYTDYTVPFDEIRTELTRVLNSTELWDGEVNVLQVTDSKENSVEIRALMSAKDSPTAWDLRVLVREKLISFLQKNYPESLPHTRVLVKNLDNLKIQSK from the coding sequence ATGTTTAAAAATCTATTACAAAAACCAAATGTCTTGGTCTATATTGTTGCCGCACTTTTAGCCCTAGCTATTTTACAATACATTACTGTAAAAATTTTACGGCATTTTGGAAAAAATCCTAAATATTTAATAGATAAAAAAAGCATTTCTAGACTAACAAAGCCCATATTTATCCTTTTTATCGCTATTCTAATTAGAATTAGAGTCATCCATGATAATTTAGGAATTAGTGAAGTTACCTATGCGCTTCAAAAAATTAGTACACTTTTAATCATTTGCGCTATTACCTGGTTACTAATTGCAATTATTAGAATTATTAAGCAAAAGGTGATAGAAAATTACGACGTTAATGCCTCCAACAATTTAAGAGCTCGAAAAATATATACCCAGTTTAATATTTTAGAGCGTATTGTAATCTTTATACTCATCATTTTTGCTATTGGTATTGCCTTGATGAGTTTTGATAGTATTCGTGAAATTGGTGTAAGTATTTTTGCATCTGCCGGGGTCGCAGGAATTATACTTGGTTTTTCTGCCCAAAAAATGCTGGGTAGTATTTTAGCTGGAATTCAAATTGCCATTGCCCAACCCATTAAAATTGATGATGTGGTTATTGTTGAAGGAGAATGGGGGCGAATAGAAGAAATTACACTCACCTATGTGGTCGTGAATATTTGGGACAAAAGACGTCTGATTGTTCCCACGACCTACTTCATTGAAAAACCTTTTGAAAACTGGACCAAAACTTCATCAGACATTTTAGGAACTGTATTTTTATATACCGATTATACCGTACCCTTTGATGAAATTAGAACAGAATTAACTAGAGTACTAAACAGTACAGAATTGTGGGATGGCGAAGTGAATGTCTTACAAGTAACAGACTCCAAAGAAAACAGTGTAGAAATTAGAGCGCTTATGAGTGCAAAAGATTCTCCTACCGCTTGGGATTTACGTGTTTTAGTACGTGAAAAATTAATCTCCTTTTTACAGAAAAACTATCCAGAGAGTTTACCACATACTAGAGTATTGGTGAAAAATTTAGACAATTTAAAAATACAATCAAAATAG
- a CDS encoding MATE family efflux transporter, whose translation MAKVSADQLGSESIGKLLVKQAVPASIGILVMSLNVLVDSIFVGNWIGSIAIAAINVVLPVSFFIAALGMSVGIGGSSIISRALGANNREKALKTFGNQIALTLLITIIMVILGLTYVDSIIPAFGGKGRIFDPAKVYYTIVLYGVPFLALCMMGNTVIRAEGKPKFAMIAMIIPSIGNLVMDYIFIYIFDWGMAGAAWATTIGYVLCFSYVLYFFISKNSELKIGWHHLKFHLPILKEIGSLGFVTLARQATTSIVYLLMNNILFGLGGEAMVAVYAIVGRMLMFALFPVFGVTQGFLPIAGFNYGAGKYQRVRESISTAIKYAAIMASVVFVGLMIFPAEIASLFLSSKEGISASELAVNAYVLEHTPTAMRLVFAATPIIALQLIGAAYFQAIGKAIPALLLTLTRQGFFFIPLIIILPNYLGELGVWLAFPIADVLATMITGYYLRKEMKKELS comes from the coding sequence ATGGCAAAAGTCTCCGCTGATCAACTCGGATCTGAATCTATAGGTAAATTACTTGTAAAACAGGCTGTACCTGCATCCATTGGTATCTTAGTGATGTCTCTTAATGTGTTGGTAGATTCCATCTTTGTTGGAAATTGGATTGGTTCTATTGCTATTGCGGCAATAAATGTAGTATTACCTGTTTCTTTTTTTATTGCAGCATTGGGGATGTCCGTCGGGATTGGCGGGTCTAGTATTATCTCCCGTGCCCTAGGGGCAAATAACAGAGAAAAAGCATTAAAAACATTCGGGAATCAAATAGCGCTGACCCTTTTAATAACCATCATTATGGTTATTTTAGGGTTAACGTATGTTGATTCTATTATCCCTGCATTTGGGGGAAAGGGTAGAATATTTGATCCCGCAAAAGTCTACTATACTATTGTTTTATACGGAGTGCCTTTTCTAGCCCTTTGTATGATGGGCAATACGGTGATTAGAGCAGAAGGGAAACCTAAATTTGCGATGATTGCGATGATTATTCCTTCCATTGGAAATCTGGTGATGGATTATATCTTCATCTATATTTTTGATTGGGGAATGGCTGGAGCCGCATGGGCAACTACTATTGGGTATGTGTTATGTTTTTCCTATGTGCTCTATTTCTTCATCTCGAAAAACTCAGAACTTAAAATTGGGTGGCATCACTTAAAATTTCATCTTCCTATTTTAAAGGAAATAGGTTCCTTAGGGTTTGTAACCTTGGCAAGGCAGGCAACGACGAGTATTGTTTATTTATTGATGAACAATATACTGTTTGGTTTAGGAGGTGAAGCAATGGTCGCCGTTTACGCTATTGTAGGCAGGATGTTGATGTTTGCACTTTTTCCTGTATTTGGAGTAACACAAGGTTTTTTGCCTATTGCCGGTTTTAATTATGGAGCAGGAAAATACCAAAGGGTACGAGAAAGTATTTCTACAGCAATAAAATATGCAGCAATCATGGCAAGCGTTGTTTTTGTTGGATTAATGATTTTTCCTGCCGAAATAGCATCTTTGTTTTTAAGTTCTAAAGAAGGAATTTCTGCAAGTGAATTAGCTGTAAATGCTTATGTTTTAGAACATACACCCACAGCTATGCGCTTGGTATTTGCTGCAACGCCAATTATCGCCTTACAATTAATTGGTGCTGCGTATTTCCAAGCGATAGGGAAAGCTATTCCTGCACTTCTATTAACCCTCACAAGACAAGGATTCTTTTTTATACCGTTAATTATAATTTTACCAAATTATTTGGGAGAGCTAGGGGTGTGGTTAGCATTTCCTATTGCAGATGTACTCGCAACGATGATCACTGGGTATTATTTAAGAAAAGAGATGAAAAAAGAATTAAGCTAA
- a CDS encoding TraB/GumN family protein codes for MRLLLSFFFVLSYFVSNAQEKNSLLWEISGNGLKQSSYLYGTMHVSKKIAFRLDDVFYEALNNSEVIALESDPNTWLDNEDSMGFTFGESFMTKGFYTNTFKIENPKKEELSAYLGFEDQMINSILYRSDESSQNFEEDTYLDMFIYQAGKKFSKPVIALEDTEESTALVGRASFNSLKEKPAEWLQKKMQQQEPLQLLQDAYRERNINLLDSIDKGMYTPYYLQNMLYTRNNNMAIKLDSTIKRSKVFAGIGAAHLPGERGVIALLRKKGYTVKALTSKTTEKGTTLKEVFEEKIKENKYSYQTVDDSLFSISLPNKLYPIAEFSNTFYISPDLANGSFFTVNRIPTYSFLKKDAVYTIEDIDKLLFENIPGKIVAKNKIVRNGFEGIDVKNLLKNGEHQRYQIFVTPLEIIIFKMGGHGTFVTQYSDTIFNSIRFKEMNNTLKMVHSIYDDFEVEMPSNYAFTNTSRSGNRFIQGVDSKNNTYRFLKKATLHDFNYIEEDTFELKQIQHRFYQDLELKGVYKEFNHNSLKSSAVTDSLSGKKLHLMTKIKGEDYYLLGISTTDTEEAKAYFNSFTLKAPKYHETYSMVKDTALFFTTIAPVKPPKFVVNSNGYTKKDIKPYDAYSKRTVYQNKNNEAITVQLNKSHDFLMFTSIDSVWSLRKKLYSYKRFNITHEKISQNPKGYSELQLTLTDTASTRGILIKNILKGGALYELQAVIDTVSKPSKFVQEFFDNFQPLDTIISKDILADKTNQFFKALRSNDSIILNGYQFIQFEKKHIDSLKNIITEFDFKESQKNIQSYLIERLAAIDDSDAIDFYNDFYQKSYNNSSSQTKVLQAIAKKSTSESAKQLLNLMSVDLPLASSSYEIFQIFKPYMDSLPLAKKLYPEILDYSAIEEYKSSIFSLLAKLKAEGLVKPSSYKKYRKQMLNDAKIQLKRALGKSKNKNTSQHYDNFYLGKQNSVLEDYVQLLQPFAKEKEVQLFFEKLNLLEDPDIQTTKAALLASTPNAIKTEELNKLAAAINSRNLLFLKLKEAGKLSLFPKTYKTQKQLAESQLFERKNTLEEKDSIVFISQKEIIYRNKKYIGYVFKHRDGEDYDKNFKMYLSVYEDTDTLKGKPFYNNSGYRIEDTDTDEEMAALVIEEFLLRERPRAEAYRPDQGNNFGYYDY; via the coding sequence ATGCGATTATTATTAAGCTTCTTTTTTGTTTTATCCTATTTTGTGAGTAACGCTCAAGAAAAAAATAGTCTTCTTTGGGAAATATCTGGAAATGGATTAAAACAAAGCTCTTACCTCTATGGCACCATGCACGTGAGCAAAAAAATTGCTTTTCGCTTAGATGATGTCTTTTATGAAGCTTTAAATAATAGCGAAGTAATCGCGCTAGAGTCTGATCCTAATACTTGGCTAGATAATGAAGACAGTATGGGATTTACTTTTGGAGAAAGTTTTATGACTAAGGGGTTTTATACCAATACGTTTAAAATTGAAAATCCAAAAAAAGAAGAACTCTCTGCTTATTTAGGCTTTGAAGATCAAATGATTAATAGCATTTTATACCGATCGGATGAAAGTTCACAAAACTTTGAAGAAGATACGTATCTAGATATGTTTATTTATCAAGCTGGAAAAAAATTTAGCAAACCTGTCATTGCGCTAGAGGACACTGAAGAATCTACAGCCCTAGTGGGCCGTGCAAGTTTTAACAGCTTAAAAGAAAAGCCTGCAGAATGGCTGCAAAAAAAGATGCAACAACAAGAGCCTTTACAGTTGTTACAAGATGCGTATCGAGAACGAAACATTAATCTTCTAGATTCTATTGACAAGGGCATGTATACGCCATATTATTTACAAAATATGCTCTATACAAGGAATAACAACATGGCCATAAAATTAGACTCTACTATAAAACGTTCTAAAGTATTTGCCGGAATAGGTGCTGCACATTTACCAGGGGAACGTGGCGTTATAGCCTTACTTCGAAAAAAAGGATACACGGTAAAAGCACTTACTTCTAAAACTACTGAAAAAGGCACTACGCTCAAAGAAGTATTTGAAGAGAAAATTAAAGAAAATAAATATAGCTACCAAACGGTAGATGACTCCCTATTCTCTATCTCATTACCCAATAAATTATACCCAATAGCCGAGTTCTCTAATACATTTTATATTTCTCCTGATTTAGCAAATGGTAGTTTCTTTACTGTAAATAGAATTCCGACCTATTCTTTTCTTAAAAAAGATGCAGTATACACTATAGAAGACATAGATAAATTATTATTTGAGAACATACCTGGTAAAATTGTAGCGAAAAATAAGATTGTAAGAAATGGATTTGAGGGAATTGATGTCAAAAACCTTTTAAAAAATGGGGAGCACCAACGGTATCAAATTTTTGTAACCCCTTTAGAAATTATCATCTTTAAAATGGGCGGGCACGGTACTTTTGTAACTCAGTACTCTGATACTATTTTTAATAGCATCCGATTTAAAGAGATGAACAATACTTTGAAAATGGTACATTCTATTTATGATGATTTTGAAGTAGAAATGCCTTCTAATTATGCATTTACCAATACCAGCAGATCTGGAAATAGGTTTATTCAAGGTGTTGATAGCAAAAATAATACCTATCGGTTTTTAAAGAAAGCTACACTTCATGATTTTAATTATATTGAAGAAGATACGTTTGAGTTAAAGCAAATCCAACATCGATTTTATCAAGATTTAGAACTTAAGGGAGTCTATAAGGAATTTAATCACAATAGTTTAAAGTCCTCAGCAGTAACTGATAGTTTAAGTGGAAAAAAACTCCATTTAATGACGAAGATTAAGGGCGAAGATTATTATTTATTAGGCATTTCAACTACAGATACTGAAGAAGCTAAGGCGTATTTCAATTCATTTACATTAAAAGCTCCAAAATATCATGAGACGTATTCCATGGTAAAGGACACCGCTTTATTTTTTACCACAATAGCACCCGTGAAACCGCCAAAATTTGTAGTGAATAGTAATGGATATACTAAAAAAGATATTAAACCATATGACGCTTATAGTAAGAGAACCGTTTATCAAAACAAGAATAATGAAGCCATAACAGTACAATTAAATAAATCTCATGATTTCTTAATGTTTACCTCAATTGATTCGGTTTGGTCCTTACGGAAGAAATTATATTCCTATAAGCGGTTTAACATAACTCATGAAAAGATTTCACAAAACCCAAAAGGATATAGCGAACTACAATTAACGCTAACAGATACAGCCAGCACACGAGGAATCTTAATTAAGAATATTCTCAAAGGTGGCGCTTTGTATGAATTACAGGCGGTGATTGATACCGTTAGTAAACCCAGCAAATTTGTTCAAGAGTTTTTTGATAATTTTCAACCCTTAGACACGATTATTAGTAAAGATATTTTAGCAGATAAAACCAATCAGTTTTTTAAAGCTCTAAGAAGTAATGATAGCATCATATTAAACGGATACCAGTTTATTCAATTTGAGAAAAAGCATATTGATTCACTAAAGAATATCATCACTGAATTTGACTTTAAGGAAAGTCAGAAAAATATACAAAGTTATTTAATTGAGCGATTGGCCGCTATTGATGATTCTGATGCTATAGATTTTTACAATGACTTCTACCAAAAATCTTATAACAATTCGTCTTCACAAACGAAAGTATTACAGGCAATTGCTAAAAAAAGCACTTCAGAATCTGCTAAGCAACTTTTAAATTTAATGTCAGTAGACCTTCCCCTAGCGTCTAGTTCCTATGAGATTTTTCAAATATTTAAACCTTATATGGATAGCCTACCGCTTGCCAAGAAATTATATCCTGAAATTCTAGACTATAGCGCTATTGAAGAATACAAATCATCTATATTTTCGCTTCTTGCAAAACTAAAAGCAGAGGGCTTAGTTAAACCAAGTAGTTATAAAAAATACCGCAAGCAAATGCTGAATGATGCCAAAATTCAATTAAAGCGAGCCTTAGGGAAAAGTAAAAACAAAAATACCAGTCAGCATTACGATAACTTCTATTTAGGCAAACAAAATTCTGTGCTAGAAGATTATGTGCAGCTTCTACAGCCTTTTGCAAAAGAAAAAGAAGTGCAATTGTTCTTTGAAAAATTAAATTTATTAGAAGATCCAGACATACAAACTACGAAAGCTGCACTATTAGCGTCTACACCCAATGCTATAAAAACAGAAGAATTAAATAAATTGGCAGCAGCTATTAATAGTAGAAATCTCTTATTTTTAAAACTAAAAGAAGCAGGAAAATTATCCCTATTCCCAAAAACATACAAGACACAAAAACAACTAGCTGAATCACAATTATTTGAACGAAAAAACACTTTAGAAGAAAAAGATTCCATAGTGTTTATTTCACAAAAAGAAATAATCTACCGCAACAAGAAATACATTGGATACGTTTTTAAACACAGAGACGGTGAAGACTATGATAAAAATTTTAAAATGTACTTATCGGTATACGAAGATACTGACACATTAAAAGGTAAGCCCTTTTATAATAATAGCGGGTACCGTATTGAAGACACCGATACTGATGAAGAAATGGCAGCTCTAGTCATTGAGGAATTTTTATTAAGAGAACGACCAAGAGCTGAAGCGTACAGACCAGACCAAGGAAATAACTTTGGGTACTATGATTATTAA
- a CDS encoding EcsC family protein: MSRLISNTKLTESDLKILTHAKQQMEEIGWAMKGLNSVGNIIQNKVELLPQKQQKWLQEASYNALQKVVKTNLLSMKTNKPVTAPLNNAYKALVTSSGILGGTFGVIAFSADLAVATKFMMRSIMDIARSEGEDLTELDTQLACLQVFALGGKSKHDDHLETLYYATRITLNTTVKGATSGASKLVGGMLKGSSNPLLQILGAIASRFSIQVSEKFVAQAIPILGAAGGGAINLAFIHHFQRMAHAHFAIRRLERTYGEAFIKQSYEGIILN, from the coding sequence ATGTCAAGACTCATCTCAAATACTAAACTCACGGAAAGCGATTTAAAAATTCTAACCCATGCAAAACAGCAGATGGAAGAAATTGGCTGGGCCATGAAAGGTTTAAATAGTGTTGGAAATATTATTCAGAATAAAGTGGAATTGCTTCCTCAAAAGCAACAAAAATGGTTGCAAGAAGCTAGTTACAATGCGTTACAAAAAGTAGTAAAAACAAATTTGCTATCGATGAAAACAAATAAGCCAGTAACAGCACCTTTAAACAATGCGTATAAAGCACTCGTTACTTCTTCGGGTATTTTAGGGGGTACTTTTGGAGTAATTGCTTTTTCTGCAGATTTGGCCGTTGCCACGAAATTTATGATGCGTTCTATTATGGATATTGCCCGTAGTGAAGGGGAAGACCTAACGGAATTAGATACACAATTAGCCTGCTTACAGGTTTTTGCCCTAGGAGGAAAAAGCAAACACGATGACCATCTAGAAACTTTGTACTATGCGACTCGAATTACACTAAACACTACTGTTAAAGGAGCAACAAGTGGTGCGAGTAAATTAGTAGGCGGAATGTTAAAGGGAAGTTCTAATCCATTATTGCAAATTTTAGGCGCTATTGCCTCTAGATTCAGCATACAAGTTTCTGAAAAATTTGTAGCGCAAGCCATTCCTATTTTGGGTGCCGCCGGTGGAGGTGCTATAAACTTGGCATTTATTCACCATTTTCAACGCATGGCGCACGCACATTTTGCAATCAGGAGGTTAGAACGCACGTATGGCGAAGCGTTTATAAAGCAATCTTATGAAGGTATTATTTTAAACTAA
- a CDS encoding AAA family ATPase, whose translation MNQEHDTITPEFIDVLRKEGNKAWSICLSLNSDHKYKNALKTITDESFSGTQYKAEHLLLRDVVSLYNTFALTYNAKSRIPNKIKFILIFLYEKLQGKDLAQSFDVQKLAKLPLAKHFDANVQLIQDTSFYQPKEELKSEYCATLILDKIKSNELDAIASFLNRIALLMAQADGLVAETEEELLKSISKKINNPKRSTENSNYIEVPEDDTIEKVLEELNELVGLEEIKKNVNDLINFLKVQKIREENGLKANKTSLHFVFMGPPGTGKTTVARMLGRIFKHLGYLKRGHLVETDRSGMVAGYVGQTALKADEIISAASDGVLFIDEAYSLTSGGFNDFGSEAIEVLLKRMEDLRDSLVVVVAGYPDEMEIFIQSNPGLQSRFNRYLNFDHYKPDALLEIFKLITKKSDFNLTVDAEDKLSEIILSLYDKRHKSFGNARTMRNLFEKIIQRQANRIVNITPISEEILITITEEDIPEIAVAVKEISVFDTAENS comes from the coding sequence ATGAACCAAGAACACGACACTATAACGCCTGAATTTATTGATGTTTTAAGAAAAGAAGGGAATAAAGCCTGGAGTATCTGTCTTTCTTTAAATTCAGATCACAAATATAAAAACGCTTTAAAGACAATTACCGATGAGAGTTTTTCAGGAACACAGTACAAAGCCGAACATCTATTATTGCGAGACGTAGTTAGCTTATATAATACTTTTGCTTTAACGTACAATGCAAAATCAAGAATACCAAACAAGATAAAATTTATCCTAATTTTCCTTTATGAAAAGCTCCAAGGTAAAGATCTTGCACAATCTTTTGATGTTCAAAAATTAGCTAAATTACCTTTAGCTAAACATTTTGATGCCAATGTTCAGCTTATCCAGGACACTTCTTTTTATCAACCTAAAGAAGAATTAAAATCTGAATACTGCGCTACCCTAATTCTAGATAAAATAAAGAGTAACGAGTTAGATGCTATTGCTTCCTTTTTAAATAGGATTGCGTTATTAATGGCACAAGCAGATGGTTTGGTTGCAGAAACAGAAGAAGAACTATTGAAATCTATCTCTAAAAAAATAAACAACCCAAAAAGGAGTACAGAAAACTCTAACTACATTGAAGTTCCGGAAGATGATACTATAGAAAAGGTATTAGAGGAGCTAAATGAACTTGTAGGACTAGAGGAAATAAAAAAAAATGTAAATGATCTTATTAATTTTTTAAAGGTCCAGAAAATACGAGAAGAGAACGGTTTAAAAGCTAATAAAACATCTCTTCATTTTGTTTTTATGGGACCTCCTGGAACGGGTAAAACTACCGTAGCTAGAATGCTTGGTAGAATTTTTAAACATTTAGGGTATTTAAAAAGAGGTCATTTAGTAGAAACAGATAGATCTGGAATGGTCGCGGGCTATGTAGGGCAGACAGCACTTAAAGCCGATGAAATTATTAGTGCCGCCAGTGATGGTGTACTTTTTATTGACGAAGCATACTCGCTTACTTCCGGTGGTTTTAATGATTTTGGATCTGAAGCTATTGAAGTGCTTTTAAAACGAATGGAAGATTTACGAGATAGTCTTGTCGTAGTGGTAGCAGGTTATCCTGATGAAATGGAAATTTTTATCCAATCTAACCCTGGATTACAATCTCGTTTTAATCGCTATTTAAATTTTGATCATTACAAACCCGATGCGCTATTAGAAATTTTTAAACTGATTACAAAAAAATCTGATTTTAATCTTACGGTAGATGCAGAAGATAAACTTTCTGAAATCATCCTAAGTCTTTATGATAAAAGGCACAAAAGTTTTGGTAACGCTAGAACGATGAGAAACCTTTTTGAAAAAATAATACAAAGACAAGCGAATAGAATTGTCAATATAACCCCTATTAGCGAAGAAATATTAATTACCATTACTGAAGAAGATATTCCTGAAATAGCTGTCGCAGTAAAAGAGATTAGCGTTTTTGATACCGCTGAAAATTCTTAA